ATCCGCGCGCCGGACGGCACGCCCATCGCGCTCGGCTATCACACCGGACACTGGGAAGTTGGACTGCTCGCGCAAGCCGCGTCCGAAGAATTCGCGCGACTCGGCGCGATCCCGTTCGCGGGATTTGTCAGCGATCCATGCGACGGTCGCACGCAAGGCACGCTCGGCATGATGGACTCGCTCGCGTATCGCAACGACGCGGCAACCGTCTTGCGCCGCCTCATTCGCTCGCTCCCGACGCGGCGCGGCGTGCTCGGCATCGCGACGTGCGACAAGGGCTTGCCCGCAATGATGCTCGCTCTGTCCGCGCAGAAAGCGTTGCCGGGCGTCATCGTTCCCGGCGGCGTCACATTGTTGCCGGAGCATGGCGAAGACGCCGGCAAAATTCAATCGCTCGGCGCGCGTTTTGCGCACGGCTTGCTCACGCTCGAAGAAGCGAGCGAACTGGGATGCCACGCGTGCGCGTCGCCGGGCGGCGGCTGCCAATTCCTCGGCACGGCGGCGACGAGCCAGGTCGTCGCCGAAGCGTTGGGACTCGCGGTCACGCATTCCGCGCTATCGCCATCGGGTCAACCGATCTGGCTCGATATGGCGCGGCGTTCGGTGCGCGCATTGATCGCGCTCGAAGCGCAAGGCGTCACGACGCGCGATATTCTGACCCAGGATTCGATTCACAACGCGATGGTGACGCACGCGGCGTTCGGCGGCAGTACGAATTTATTGTTGCACATTCCCGCGATTGCGCACGCCGCGCGTCTGGCGCGCCCGACCATTGAGGATTGGACGCGCATCAATCGGCAGACGCCGCGCCTCGTGGACGTTCTACCAAATGGACCGACGGGGTTTGGCACCGTCCAGGTTTTTCTCGCGGGCGGCGTGCCCGAAGTAATGTTGCATCTGCGCGACCTGGGATTGTTGCGCTTGAACGCGCGCACGGTGAACGGATGCACGCTGGGCGAGGCGCTTGATGCGTGGGCGCAGAGCGAGCGGCGTCAAAAAGTGCGCGCGCGATTGCAATCGCTCGACGGCGTTGATCCCGACGATGTGATTATGAATCCGCACAAGGCGCGCGAACGCGGACTGACGAGCACGATCACATTTCTGACCGGCAATCTCGCGCCGCAAGGCGCGGTGATCAAGAGC
The genomic region above belongs to Chloroflexota bacterium and contains:
- a CDS encoding YjhG/YagF family D-xylonate dehydratase — its product is MKTGMKHIQFESSDPNLYDVPTHARGPAGRLPLQADWLINSPSGDVFGWTMDAAMGWSPDQLGRKEFLILSTQGGIRAPDGTPIALGYHTGHWEVGLLAQAASEEFARLGAIPFAGFVSDPCDGRTQGTLGMMDSLAYRNDAATVLRRLIRSLPTRRGVLGIATCDKGLPAMMLALSAQKALPGVIVPGGVTLLPEHGEDAGKIQSLGARFAHGLLTLEEASELGCHACASPGGGCQFLGTAATSQVVAEALGLAVTHSALSPSGQPIWLDMARRSVRALIALEAQGVTTRDILTQDSIHNAMVTHAAFGGSTNLLLHIPAIAHAARLARPTIEDWTRINRQTPRLVDVLPNGPTGFGTVQVFLAGGVPEVMLHLRDLGLLRLNARTVNGCTLGEALDAWAQSERRQKVRARLQSLDGVDPDDVIMNPHKARERGLTSTITFLTGNLAPQGAVIKSTAIDPSVVDADGVYRKVGSARVFTLERDAIAAVKGTSARPVKAGDIIVLMGAGPMGTGMEETYQLTAALRHLPEGKQIALITDARFSGVSTGACIGHVGPEALAGGPLGRVRDGDTIQIIVDRVNLVGRIDLLGGDDVLATRPPHPDLQRHADLPDDTRLWAALQNVGGGTWGGCVYDVDKIIKRLNESNREGAKDAKIL